The stretch of DNA GCCTTCAACGGGGCCGAGACCGTGGAAGTGCAGCGCCTGACCAAGAACGGCATGCGCACCTTCGACGCCCGGTCCGCGGTGGTGGACCTGGAGAGTGCGGAAACGAACGGTTCGGCGGCTGATGGGCCGAGCGACCAGCCTTGTGCGATACTGCGGCTGGTTGTTCGGCACGTGACGCCTGCCGTACGACCCGACGACGTCCTGTCCGGTCTCCGCGCCGTGGCCGACCTGGCGCCGCCGGTCCCCGCAGCGGTGACCAGGCTGGCGCAGGGGCTGCTCGATGAAGAGACCGGTACGGTGACCGACCCGCTCGCGCCCGACCGCGAGGCAGACCTGGCCGCCCCGGCCGATTCAGTGGGGGCCGCCGTTCCTGCCGCCGCGAAGGCGCCTGCGTAGGGACGGTTCCGCACCGGGACGTACGTCGAAGCGCCGCCCTCGTACTCGGGAGCCACCTGGGTCGGGCAGCGCACCGACCAGAAGACTTTCGCCAGGCCGTACACGACAAGGGGTACGGAACCGGCGAGACAGGACACAGAGAGCTCCCGTGCGGCGCCCGCGCCCCGGACGGCGGCCGGCGCCCATGGCACGGCCGCGGACGTCAACGGTGTCGATCGATGATCGGCGCCGGACCAGGCGCGGCGCCCGGGAGCCTGACGGGAGATACGCCCGCATGCTCGAACCGACCGAACCCATCGAGGGTTCCGAAGAACTGAACACTCCGAGCGACACCCTGCCGCCGCGTCGTCGGCGCCGTGCCGCTTCCCGCCCGGCGGGTCCGCCCGCCGCCGCGTCCTCCGAGGCCGCGGCCGAGATCACCGCTCCGGCCGTACCGGCCGCCGCCTCCGCGGAGCTCG from Streptomyces sp. 6-11-2 encodes:
- a CDS encoding TIGR03936 family radical SAM-associated protein; its protein translation is MQRIRLRYTKRGRLRFTSHRDFQRAFERALRRAEVPMAYSAGFTPHPKVSYANAAPTGTGSEAEYLEIALTASRDPERLRELLDESLPAGLDVVEAVEARTSGLADRLTASVWELRLDGVDPAEAERAVAAFNGAETVEVQRLTKNGMRTFDARSAVVDLESAETNGSAADGPSDQPCAILRLVVRHVTPAVRPDDVLSGLRAVADLAPPVPAAVTRLAQGLLDEETGTVTDPLAPDREADLAAPADSVGAAVPAAAKAPA